The sequence below is a genomic window from Thalassomonas haliotis.
TAATGCACATAAACATTGCCCCGACCTGTAAATTCAAGGCTCACCTCTCCCCGGCTTGTGAGCAACACCACTTGATTGCCCTGACGATAATAGTCCTGAACACCGGGACAAACATCCAGCAAATCATGCTCCCCAAGCTTTATATCGCAACCATGATCCGCGATTTCCTCACCCGTGGCGGTCTGGTTATCAAGTTCCCGGCGGCTAAAACGAGTTTGTGTCCTGGAGTGTTCATCATCACTTAGCGGCAGGTAAAACGCATCGGATTTACCCCTGTTATCGATATTTTTCTTCACTAGTACTTCTCCTGGCAGATACCAGCACACGCTTTCAGTGCTGCCCCAGCCAAGAGGTCGGCAACACCTTCAGCGATAACTTTCATCTGCAATTTCCATTATCCAGCGTTGACGGTATAAACGGCCATTCAGACAGCCCGGGAAGGCAGCAGGCCACTCCGCCATAACATCACCATTTTTCTCTCTGTCAGGCCTGCTTTAATACTTTACCCTGAATATCAGCCGGGTTATCCGCCTGAAGGCCAGGATACGGCTGAGTTTGTTGTTTAGGGTTTGGACAGGGTTCAGGAGAAAGCCCGGCAAGAAATTGCTTTAAAAAAACCACCGCCTGCTGCAATAATTCAGGGGGCAACTGCCCGGGCTCTTTAATAAAACAGCCTTCGCCGATACTGCTCGGCAGCACCAGGTTGACGGCATTTCTATGCAGGCTGACCTCTTCGATGGAAGCAAGTAAGCTTTCCAGGGTACAGCAGTTTTCATCGTAAACCGGCAAGCCGGTTTTTACTAACAAGGCCAAGGCACGAACACATAACCCCTCCGACAAGTATCCCATTAGATGCGACAGGCAACAGGATAACGCCATATCCATAGCCACAGCTTCGCCGTGCAGATGTTGGTGATCGGAATGGGTTTCAAACCGCATGCTAAAGGTATGGCCAAAGTCCACCAGGCGCTCAAGTTCGATTTCCAATAAATTCGGCTGCAGCTCCTCAATCATGCGCAGCATCGCCCTGACGAAAATATCATAATCCATATCCCGGATATCCCGGCTTTCGCCGCCGGCATAAAAGGCTTCGATTTGCTCAAAGATATCGGCATCACACACCAGGCCCATCTTGATCACTTCCGCCATACCGCATCTGAGTTCCCGCGCCGACAAGGTATCGAGAAACTGTTTGTCGTTGATGGTGGCATAAGCCGGGTAATAGGTTCCGAGCATATTTTTTGACTGCTGGAAATTAATGCCGGTTTTTACCCCGACCGCAACATCCACCTGGCCTACCAGGGTGGTGGGTATCTTAATAAAGCGGGTGCCGCGCCGGTACATGGAGGCGGCAAAACCCACCATGTCCAGGACAATGCCGCCGCCGATGGCAACAAAACAGCCGTCGCGGTCAAGGCCGAATGCCTTGGCCTCGGCGGAGATCGCCAGCACGCTGTCCATGGTTTTATTCAGTTCCGTCGACGGGGTCACGCTCAGGTGATATTGCCCGGGCGCCAGATGGCACTGCATATAAGCTGAAATCTTATCGCCGTAGAGTTCATACACGGTCGGGCTGATGACAAACAGGGTTTTCTTATTACCAAGCAATTGTTTTAACAATAAATCATCCGGCTCAAAGATACCCGCCCGGTTAATAATACTGTAACCAAAATCCGCCAGGGCACTGACGGTGAGTTCACTTTTTTTCGCCCGGGTACCACCGGCAACGATTTGAATATGCGACATAATCTTTCCTTACTGCTATCTGCTTTGTCTAAACGGCTTTGCTTTATCTAAACGGCCTTCACTTGACGGCCTTACACCTGACGGCTTAGTCCAACAACTTGTCCAAGCGCTAAGGTTAACCGGCATAGTTAACCTGACCGTTGCGGTAAACTCCTATCTGGGTGTCTTCAGGCGCCACTTCACTGGATTGAAACCTGAGATTTATCGATACCCGATCGCGACCGGAATGATTGTGACTGACCTTGTGAAATAACAAACAATCGCCAATGATCAG
It includes:
- a CDS encoding sedoheptulose 7-phosphate cyclase, encoding MSHIQIVAGGTRAKKSELTVSALADFGYSIINRAGIFEPDDLLLKQLLGNKKTLFVISPTVYELYGDKISAYMQCHLAPGQYHLSVTPSTELNKTMDSVLAISAEAKAFGLDRDGCFVAIGGGIVLDMVGFAASMYRRGTRFIKIPTTLVGQVDVAVGVKTGINFQQSKNMLGTYYPAYATINDKQFLDTLSARELRCGMAEVIKMGLVCDADIFEQIEAFYAGGESRDIRDMDYDIFVRAMLRMIEELQPNLLEIELERLVDFGHTFSMRFETHSDHQHLHGEAVAMDMALSCCLSHLMGYLSEGLCVRALALLVKTGLPVYDENCCTLESLLASIEEVSLHRNAVNLVLPSSIGEGCFIKEPGQLPPELLQQAVVFLKQFLAGLSPEPCPNPKQQTQPYPGLQADNPADIQGKVLKQA